In Candidatus Aegiribacteria sp., a single genomic region encodes these proteins:
- a CDS encoding type II toxin-antitoxin system prevent-host-death family antitoxin: MYAISYTAARANLAKTMEKVCNDHAPIIITRKSENPVVMISLEDYEAMEETTYLLRSPANARLLLESIAELEAGKGSERELIT; this comes from the coding sequence ATGTATGCGATTAGCTATACGGCAGCACGCGCAAACTTGGCCAAGACAATGGAAAAGGTTTGTAATGATCATGCCCCGATCATTATAACCCGCAAAAGCGAAAATCCGGTAGTTATGATCTCTCTTGAAGACTATGAAGCCATGGAAGAAACAACATACTTACTCCGTTCTCCTGCTAATGCAAGACTGTTGCTTGAATCCATCGCCGAGCTTGAAGCAGGCAAAGGATCAGAAAGAGAACTCATCACGTGA
- a CDS encoding carboxypeptidase regulatory-like domain-containing protein: MIFLSLFLINSFSQAGGIRGRVFDSRGNPLVGATVMITGTSLGAMTGPDGEYTINDLETGVYSILVGMVGMGQQTRDGIVVDEMHDTVVNIGEPNPEHMDRYGFDEECFCGRIIIPESEDSISDLPLQHTSARIAVCGNVQRVDVRQIYGNPFSSPIEAIYVFPLPHDGAVDRMNIYIGDRLVEGHVYESGKASDIYEDAITTGHTAGLLAQERPNIFTQTLGNILPGDSITVEISYVAPLDLFENEFELVFPMVVAPRYIPGVSMSDRDRGWADPTDQVPDANRITPVVLPEGMRAGYDIDVEVVVNAGIPIYNLESVNHDIDWQMDDGVVTVTLKNENEIPNRDFVLRYSISADSREAGLIATNSELGGHFMLVIKPEAEFDNGSPEPREYVFVVDCSGSMSGQPMAVAKETMRHFIRSMGNDDTFQIIKFSQRASSFAESPVECSRRNVNLGLAYVEMMSGSGGTEMINGVRAALGCPEDTERNRYVIFLTDGLIGNEDRIFEEVRNLRGDHTMLWSVGVGSSPNRYLLDGLAEEGGGKPFYVALQEDPSEVALRIHSQINDLCIRNVSIDWGDLHVMDIYPEEISFLFAGEPLFIMGRYFGSGSDRIRIAGQVGDETWSERLRVTLPFHEEANDVIAAIWAREKIHHLERMMLDAADSEAIEEYVSLITETALNYQLLSRYTSFVAVSHEVRTDEQGHPINVEVPVNIPEGILYEAVFGGLEPSSIGSTTITVSDSRGMIMQDATESFHVVARNETGTMPVAGITAAVNQQAGAITESTVETFVSRERTITATLDSGASVTLLMTTASGPGIPYEQLNAILTRAIEQTSEVYEQFLGLAEGMIIFRIKFTADGSVADVSVTQNFTGSQILAEQVISILKRIIIDNCPGQGVELEVAIEFIAPS; encoded by the coding sequence TTGATTTTTCTGTCACTATTTTTAATCAACTCCTTTTCCCAGGCAGGCGGCATCCGGGGAAGAGTATTCGACAGTAGAGGTAATCCTCTTGTTGGCGCTACGGTAATGATAACAGGTACTTCCTTGGGTGCGATGACCGGGCCCGATGGAGAATACACCATAAATGATCTAGAAACAGGTGTGTACTCGATACTGGTTGGAATGGTAGGAATGGGGCAGCAGACAAGGGATGGGATTGTCGTGGATGAAATGCACGATACTGTGGTGAACATAGGAGAACCTAACCCTGAGCACATGGATAGGTATGGTTTCGATGAAGAGTGCTTCTGCGGCAGGATAATTATTCCGGAGAGTGAGGACTCTATCAGCGATCTGCCCCTGCAGCATACCAGTGCGCGTATAGCTGTGTGCGGAAATGTTCAGAGAGTTGATGTCAGGCAGATCTACGGCAATCCATTTTCCAGTCCGATTGAGGCGATATACGTGTTCCCGCTTCCACATGACGGCGCTGTGGACCGGATGAATATATACATTGGTGATCGTTTAGTTGAGGGACATGTATACGAGTCGGGAAAAGCCTCAGATATCTATGAAGATGCTATCACCACTGGGCATACTGCGGGTCTACTGGCGCAGGAGCGTCCCAATATCTTCACACAGACATTAGGAAATATTCTTCCCGGCGACAGCATTACTGTAGAGATAAGTTATGTTGCTCCGCTTGATCTATTTGAAAATGAGTTCGAGCTTGTGTTTCCAATGGTGGTGGCCCCCAGATACATACCCGGAGTATCCATGTCTGACAGAGATCGGGGTTGGGCAGACCCGACTGATCAGGTGCCAGATGCCAACAGGATCACCCCTGTTGTGCTCCCAGAGGGGATGCGTGCCGGATACGACATTGATGTGGAAGTTGTGGTAAATGCCGGTATTCCGATTTATAACCTGGAGTCTGTCAACCACGATATCGATTGGCAAATGGATGATGGGGTGGTAACGGTAACTCTTAAGAACGAGAATGAGATTCCTAACAGGGATTTTGTGTTGAGGTATTCAATCTCTGCAGATTCCAGGGAAGCTGGACTTATTGCGACCAATTCTGAACTGGGCGGCCACTTCATGCTGGTGATCAAGCCGGAGGCTGAGTTTGATAACGGCTCACCTGAACCCAGGGAATACGTCTTTGTGGTGGATTGCTCCGGATCCATGAGTGGTCAACCTATGGCAGTAGCTAAGGAGACAATGCGCCACTTCATAAGGAGCATGGGCAATGATGATACCTTCCAGATCATAAAATTCAGTCAGAGGGCATCTTCCTTTGCAGAAAGTCCTGTGGAGTGCAGCAGGAGAAATGTTAACCTTGGGCTTGCTTATGTGGAGATGATGAGTGGTAGTGGCGGTACTGAGATGATCAACGGGGTCAGGGCTGCACTGGGCTGTCCAGAGGACACAGAGCGGAACCGATATGTGATATTTCTTACAGATGGTCTGATAGGAAACGAAGATCGGATATTCGAGGAAGTGAGGAACCTCCGTGGTGATCATACAATGCTTTGGAGTGTGGGAGTGGGTTCAAGCCCTAACAGGTACTTGCTGGACGGGCTCGCCGAGGAAGGAGGAGGAAAGCCCTTCTATGTTGCTCTCCAGGAAGATCCTAGCGAAGTTGCCTTAAGAATTCATTCACAGATCAACGATCTCTGCATAAGGAATGTTTCCATTGACTGGGGGGATCTACATGTGATGGATATCTATCCCGAAGAAATATCATTCCTTTTTGCAGGTGAACCACTCTTCATAATGGGAAGGTATTTTGGAAGCGGTTCCGACAGAATCAGAATTGCCGGGCAGGTTGGGGACGAAACGTGGAGCGAGAGATTGAGAGTGACGCTGCCATTCCATGAGGAAGCCAACGATGTGATTGCAGCCATCTGGGCCAGGGAAAAGATCCATCATCTGGAGAGAATGATGCTTGATGCTGCAGACTCTGAAGCTATTGAAGAGTATGTATCACTGATCACAGAAACTGCACTGAATTACCAGTTGCTCAGTAGATACACCTCCTTTGTAGCTGTGAGCCATGAGGTGAGAACTGATGAACAGGGACATCCCATCAATGTAGAAGTGCCTGTTAACATACCGGAAGGCATACTGTATGAGGCGGTATTCGGTGGATTGGAACCCTCATCCATAGGTAGTACTACGATCACAGTCTCCGATTCGAGAGGTATGATAATGCAGGATGCCACGGAATCTTTTCATGTTGTGGCACGCAATGAAACAGGAACCATGCCCGTAGCTGGTATCACCGCTGCGGTGAACCAGCAGGCTGGTGCCATCACTGAATCCACCGTCGAAACCTTTGTATCAAGGGAAAGGACTATTACTGCTACTCTTGATTCTGGCGCATCAGTCACACTGCTTATGACGACTGCTTCCGGGCCGGGAATACCATATGAACAGCTGAATGCTATCCTGACAAGGGCTATTGAGCAGACATCTGAAGTTTATGAGCAGTTTTTGGGTCTGGCGGAAGGCATGATCATCTTCAGAATCAAGTTTACCGCAGATGGTTCTGTTGCCGATGTATCTGTAACTCAGAATTTTACCGGCAGTCAAATTCTTGCTGAGCAAGTGATTTCGATTCTTAAAAGGATAATTATTGATAACTGTCCAGGACAAGGGGTAGAACTTGAGGTCGCTATCGAATTCATAGCTCCCTCTTAG
- a CDS encoding helix-turn-helix transcriptional regulator, whose amino-acid sequence MKLKNKLRVLRAEREISQKDLAEEVDLSRQTVNSIELGKFNPSIITALKIADFFKIPVDEVFKLEEEE is encoded by the coding sequence GCTCCGGGTTCTCCGCGCGGAGAGAGAAATCAGTCAGAAAGATCTGGCGGAAGAAGTAGATCTCAGCAGACAGACAGTAAACTCAATTGAACTGGGAAAATTCAATCCTTCGATTATTACGGCTTTGAAAATCGCAGATTTCTTTAAGATTCCTGTTGACGAGGTGTTTAAGCTTGAGGAGGAAGAGTGA
- a CDS encoding NTP transferase domain-containing protein — MKVLILAAGIGSRLGAGIPKILVEVSGRTILSRHVDSLILAGIALEEVTVVTGYRSDDVTEACRVLGLKTVYNPRWNTPGTFSSFAAIPPSDSSLLIIHGDLVWEAGLAMGTLNCRGDIAIPVDPRNRADEEAMKAEVLGSRLLRLSKALPVSRSAGESMGMFFVRHHRILHRLSECLSDDPSANFDDAVNLATGFLRTEAWITDQFVWEEVDTPEDLAAAGRKFS, encoded by the coding sequence ATGAAAGTTCTGATACTGGCAGCCGGGATCGGAAGCAGACTGGGCGCGGGAATACCCAAGATACTGGTAGAAGTGAGCGGGAGAACCATTCTCAGCCGTCATGTGGATTCTCTGATACTGGCGGGAATTGCATTGGAAGAAGTCACGGTAGTAACCGGTTACAGGTCTGATGATGTAACAGAAGCCTGTAGAGTTCTTGGTTTGAAAACTGTTTACAACCCGCGGTGGAATACTCCCGGCACTTTCTCATCTTTTGCAGCGATACCTCCTTCTGACAGTTCTCTGCTGATCATTCACGGGGACCTTGTCTGGGAAGCCGGTCTTGCCATGGGTACACTTAATTGCCGGGGAGATATAGCGATACCTGTTGATCCACGAAACAGAGCTGATGAAGAAGCCATGAAGGCGGAGGTTCTCGGCAGCCGGCTCCTTCGCCTTTCAAAAGCTCTGCCTGTTTCCAGATCCGCCGGAGAATCCATGGGTATGTTCTTTGTCCGTCATCACCGGATACTTCACAGGCTTTCGGAGTGTCTATCAGATGATCCTTCGGCAAATTTTGATGATGCGGTGAATCTTGCCACCGGTTTTCTCAGAACAGAAGCATGGATCACCGATCAGTTCGTCTGGGAAGAAGTAGACACACCTGAGGATCTTGCAGCAGCCGGGAGAAAGTTCTCATGA
- a CDS encoding CDP-alcohol phosphatidyltransferase family protein, with protein MNRIPDISRLRTICQPENLDVCLYRRLIIRRFSIYLTALFLRMGLSANCVSVIKGVLACAGAALFAPGRPVCFVAGAFLLQLSFVLDACDGEVARFTGSSRNAGGEFIDKIGDTGSRGLFYGAWGWGMYNLTGDLRAVVAGTVMAGLWLVVRFCAVETLLESFFNHIGIRAGQSEQKSLKMLFVKNSRCGRIEYLLSSVFHPWMNMAALAALLSFFPVPFSGLFWTYFILWIINTIRKLRSGFKISNFERPLQ; from the coding sequence ATGAACAGAATTCCTGATATCTCCAGGCTCAGAACCATCTGTCAGCCGGAAAATCTGGATGTCTGCCTTTACAGGAGACTGATCATCCGTCGATTTTCCATTTACCTGACAGCACTTTTCCTTCGCATGGGGCTGTCTGCGAACTGCGTCTCTGTAATTAAAGGTGTTCTTGCCTGTGCCGGAGCTGCTCTCTTTGCCCCCGGCAGACCAGTGTGTTTCGTCGCAGGCGCTTTTCTTCTTCAGCTTTCCTTCGTCCTTGACGCATGCGACGGAGAGGTTGCCAGATTCACTGGAAGCAGCCGCAATGCAGGCGGTGAATTCATCGATAAGATCGGGGATACAGGTTCAAGGGGACTCTTTTATGGTGCCTGGGGATGGGGTATGTACAACCTGACCGGTGATCTCAGGGCTGTCGTAGCCGGAACTGTTATGGCCGGTCTCTGGCTTGTGGTAAGGTTCTGCGCGGTAGAGACCCTCCTTGAGAGCTTCTTTAATCACATCGGAATAAGGGCAGGTCAGAGTGAGCAGAAATCTCTGAAAATGCTGTTTGTAAAGAATTCTCGATGCGGGAGAATCGAATATCTGCTTTCCTCAGTGTTTCACCCATGGATGAATATGGCTGCATTAGCTGCCTTGCTGTCCTTTTTTCCGGTCCCTTTCTCAGGTCTTTTCTGGACCTATTTCATTCTCTGGATCATCAACACGATCAGGAAACTTCGTAGCGGGTTCAAGATTTCGAACTTCGAAAGACCGCTTCAATGA
- a CDS encoding Txe/YoeB family addiction module toxin: protein MKLTFSTIAWENYLYWQSTDKKTLGRINTLIKDIQRTPYKGIGKPEPLKHGLSGYWSRRINDEHRIVYKYKNDTILIAQLRYHYSAGD, encoded by the coding sequence GTGAAGCTAACTTTCTCCACAATAGCGTGGGAAAATTACCTTTACTGGCAAAGCACGGACAAAAAAACACTTGGAAGAATAAATACCCTTATCAAAGATATACAGCGTACTCCTTACAAAGGTATTGGCAAACCAGAACCACTTAAACATGGCCTGTCAGGTTATTGGTCCAGGCGTATTAACGATGAACACCGAATAGTTTACAAATACAAAAATGATACCATTCTGATTGCGCAACTCAGATATCACTATAGCGCAGGTGATTGA
- a CDS encoding molybdenum cofactor guanylyltransferase: MTGVNGVVLAGGESGRMGKDKRTVILSSGLSMEENALRILSSSGCSNVYTSGPGGITDIHSGKGPMGGIEAAMHVYKNNGVMFLPCDMPLVMPYQVERIVRSFIQRPHLPSVAFAPDMEPLVTVVPVSWREMISNAVALGHLKMGKFWQDCGFTPVRIPEGYLLKDADHPWELPA; this comes from the coding sequence ATGACCGGAGTAAACGGAGTTGTACTTGCAGGTGGGGAATCAGGCAGGATGGGAAAGGATAAACGGACGGTGATTCTCTCCAGCGGTCTGTCCATGGAGGAGAACGCGCTGAGAATTCTGAGTTCTTCCGGCTGCAGCAATGTTTATACTTCCGGTCCAGGAGGCATAACAGACATCCATTCCGGAAAAGGGCCAATGGGAGGGATCGAAGCTGCTATGCATGTGTACAAAAATAACGGCGTGATGTTTCTTCCATGCGATATGCCCCTTGTGATGCCGTATCAGGTGGAAAGAATTGTCAGGTCCTTTATTCAAAGACCCCATCTTCCCTCGGTGGCTTTTGCTCCTGATATGGAACCACTGGTCACAGTTGTTCCGGTTTCATGGAGAGAGATGATTTCAAATGCTGTGGCTCTGGGTCATCTGAAGATGGGAAAATTCTGGCAGGACTGCGGATTCACACCGGTCAGGATACCTGAAGGATATCTGCTGAAAGATGCGGACCATCCATGGGAGCTTCCTGCATGA
- a CDS encoding class I SAM-dependent methyltransferase, producing MTHPETWEYVWRNRTSQKGIVHRAGRSLAAFGDLQKLVIEILKRSGRITENTRILEVGCGSGPVAGRLLRFTPLVYGVDISPTATELTKKTGAGAAITDARELPFKDGSFDLVYSTGVVDLFDDASAAVILREMVRVACSGGRAVIITAWEGCRLHETIKEYLIRKKRWRYGPKRTYAALEPLLPMKGLRVRERAMGALFQFRFVSYLFEEHKLARRLYHCAYLLLSILLWPLNRLPGAVLVTIVEKE from the coding sequence ATGACACACCCTGAAACCTGGGAATATGTCTGGAGGAACAGAACCTCACAGAAAGGAATTGTCCACAGGGCAGGAAGATCACTCGCCGCGTTCGGAGATCTTCAGAAACTTGTTATAGAGATACTGAAGAGAAGCGGTAGAATAACGGAGAATACCCGAATACTTGAAGTAGGATGCGGATCGGGTCCTGTAGCCGGCAGGCTTTTACGATTTACGCCTTTGGTGTATGGCGTGGATATCTCACCGACTGCAACGGAACTGACAAAGAAGACAGGAGCGGGAGCAGCGATAACCGACGCTCGGGAACTTCCTTTTAAAGATGGAAGCTTTGATCTTGTTTACAGCACCGGTGTCGTGGACCTGTTTGATGATGCTTCCGCTGCCGTTATCCTCAGAGAGATGGTAAGGGTTGCATGTTCTGGCGGCCGGGCAGTTATTATCACTGCATGGGAGGGCTGCCGTCTGCATGAGACCATCAAGGAATATCTGATCAGAAAGAAACGCTGGCGTTACGGACCCAAGCGGACCTACGCTGCGCTTGAACCGCTTCTGCCGATGAAGGGATTGCGGGTCAGGGAGCGGGCAATGGGAGCCCTTTTTCAGTTCAGGTTTGTATCGTATCTTTTCGAGGAGCATAAGCTGGCACGGAGATTGTATCATTGTGCTTACCTGCTGCTATCGATACTCCTCTGGCCACTTAACAGGCTGCCCGGTGCAGTACTTGTGACCATAGTGGAGAAAGAATGA